The following are encoded in a window of Myxocyprinus asiaticus isolate MX2 ecotype Aquarium Trade chromosome 17, UBuf_Myxa_2, whole genome shotgun sequence genomic DNA:
- the dio3a gene encoding iodothyronine deiodinase 3a, whose protein sequence is MNTVKALKNAVVCLLILPRFLVAALMLWCLDFLCVRKRVLFHLKDHCKEEEEEEEDEEEDDDDPPLCISDNNRMFSWESLKAVFHGHKLDWMKSADLGLDAPNSEVVQLADLKPKRIFDFVRDNRPLVLNFGSCSUPPFMKRLRAFRRLVLQYSDIADSLLVYIEEAHPSDGWISSDAPYQIRKHRSVEERVLAARLMEQKVPGCVIVADSMENSSNSAYGAFFDRLYIVQDGKVVYQGGRGPESYRISEIRLWLHQYRKRLLDTAVIQV, encoded by the coding sequence ATGAATACTGTGAAGGCGCTGAAGAACGCGGTGGTGTGTTTGCTGATTTTACCGCGTTTCCTCGTCGCAGCGCTCATGTTGTGGTGTCTTGATTTTCTGTGCGTGAGGAAGAGAGTTTTATTTCATCTGAAGGATCATTGtaaagaggaagaagaagaagaagaagatgaagaagaagatgatgatgacCCTCCGCTGTGCATCTCCGATAATAATCGCATGTTCAGCTGGGAGTCTCTCAAAGCGGTCTTCCACGGACACAAACTGGACTGGATGAAATCCGCTGATCTCGGGCTCGATGCGCCGAATAGTGAAGTAGTTCAGCTCGCCGACTTGAAGCCCAAACGGATCTTTGACTTCGTCCGGGACAACAGGCCGCTGGTGCTGAATTTCGGCAGTTGCAGCTGACCCCCGTTCATGAAGCGTCTCCGGGCGTTCCGGCGACTCGTCCTTCAGTATTCGGACATCGCCGATTCTCTGCTGGTTTACATCGAGGAGGCGCATCCGTCAGACGGATGGATCAGTTCCGACGCTCCGTATCAGATCCGCAAACACCGGAGTGTGGAGGAGCGAGTGCTCGCGGCGCGGCTGATGGAGCAGAAGGTGCCGGGATGCGTGATCGTGGCGGACAGTATGGAGAACTCGTCCAACAGCGCGTACGGAGCGTTCTTCGACAGACTTTATATCGTTCAGGACGGGAAGGTGGTTTATCAGGGCGGCAGAGGACCGGAGAGTTACCGGATCTCTGAGATCAGACTCTGGCTCCATCAGTACCGAAAGCGTCTTCTCGACACTGCCGTGATTCAAGTGTAA